The proteins below are encoded in one region of Anabaena sphaerica FACHB-251:
- the acpP gene encoding acyl carrier protein produces the protein MSGKEKEEIFEKVKEIVAEQLSTEIDKIKLKSTFSEDLGADSLDTVELVMALEEEFGIEIPDEAAEKITTVEDAVNYINEKATASA, from the coding sequence ATGAGTGGAAAAGAGAAAGAAGAGATTTTTGAGAAAGTCAAGGAAATTGTCGCAGAACAACTGAGTACCGAGATCGATAAAATCAAGCTAAAATCGACTTTTTCTGAAGATTTAGGTGCTGATTCCTTGGATACTGTTGAGTTGGTTATGGCTTTGGAAGAAGAATTTGGCATTGAAATCCCTGACGAAGCTGCCGAGAAAATTACAACAGTTGAAGATGCGGTGAACTATATTAACGAAAAAGCTACTGCATCTGCTTAA
- a CDS encoding group I intron-associated PD-(D/E)XK endonuclease has translation MDTKLRGDIAEQAAILHALKRGWGVLKPVGDRLPYDLVFDVGGNLIKIQVKYAWFDEPSGNYVVDNRRTKTNRQIMIRDIYQPSDFDFALVYVENLDLFYIFPVDVFISYGSEIHLVEAEKRQRKPRSAEYRNAWELIINA, from the coding sequence ATGGACACAAAGCTGAGAGGAGACATAGCAGAACAAGCAGCTATTCTTCATGCCTTAAAACGTGGTTGGGGAGTTTTAAAACCTGTTGGTGATAGACTACCTTACGATTTAGTATTTGACGTTGGGGGAAATTTAATTAAAATACAAGTCAAATATGCTTGGTTTGATGAACCTTCTGGTAATTATGTAGTAGATAATCGACGCACAAAAACAAATAGACAGATCATGATTAGGGATATTTATCAACCCTCTGATTTTGATTTTGCGTTGGTATATGTAGAAAACCTTGACCTTTTTTATATTTTTCCTGTGGATGTTTTTATTAGCTATGGAAGTGAAATACATCTTGTGGAGGCTGAAAAAAGACAGCGCAAACCTCGTTCAGCAGAATATCGCAATGCTTGGGAATTAATCATAAACGCATAA
- a CDS encoding CoB--CoM heterodisulfide reductase iron-sulfur subunit B family protein, translated as MLSQTLKYAYYPGCVAQGACRELYLSTQALTQALGIELIELKKAACCGSGTFKEDSQLLEDTVNARNIALAEELNLPLLTHCSTCQGVIGHVDERLKGCQTSNPTYVDQVNGLLEKEGCSPYRGSTEVKHLLYALVTDYGLEEITNRVTRKLSNLKCAAFYGCYLLRAQKSMPYDDPFQPEAMENVFRAVGATPIYYRGRTQCCGWPLSSYATTESFKMAGMHIEEAISSGADCIVTPCPLCHLNLDSRQPEVEKVIGKKLGLPVLHLPQLIALALGVSPKELGLERHIVSTKPVLEKLGF; from the coding sequence ATGCTATCTCAAACCCTAAAATACGCTTACTACCCCGGTTGTGTTGCTCAAGGAGCTTGTCGGGAGCTTTATCTATCTACTCAGGCACTTACCCAAGCTTTGGGTATTGAACTCATTGAACTCAAAAAAGCTGCTTGCTGCGGTTCGGGTACGTTTAAGGAAGATTCCCAATTGTTAGAAGATACCGTTAATGCTAGGAATATCGCTCTAGCGGAAGAATTAAATCTACCTCTTCTCACTCATTGCAGCACTTGTCAAGGTGTCATTGGTCATGTTGATGAACGTCTCAAAGGATGCCAAACAAGTAATCCAACTTATGTTGATCAAGTTAATGGGCTGTTAGAAAAAGAAGGTTGTTCTCCTTATCGGGGTAGTACAGAAGTTAAACATCTCCTCTACGCTTTAGTCACAGATTACGGTTTAGAGGAAATTACCAACCGTGTCACCCGCAAGTTATCTAACCTCAAATGTGCAGCGTTTTATGGCTGTTATCTCCTCCGCGCTCAAAAATCTATGCCCTATGATGATCCGTTTCAACCAGAAGCAATGGAAAATGTGTTTCGGGCTGTGGGGGCAACGCCCATATATTATCGTGGTCGTACCCAATGTTGTGGTTGGCCTCTTTCTAGTTATGCGACTACCGAATCTTTTAAAATGGCAGGAATGCACATTGAAGAAGCTATATCAAGCGGTGCTGATTGTATTGTTACTCCTTGTCCCCTGTGTCACCTAAATTTAGATTCTCGTCAACCAGAAGTAGAAAAGGTCATTGGTAAAAAGTTAGGTTTACCAGTTTTACATTTACCTCAATTAATTGCTTTGGCTTTAGGAGTTAGTCCTAAAGAATTGGGTTTAGAAAGACATATTGTTTCGACAAAACCAGTGTTAGAAAAATTGGGATTTTAG
- a CDS encoding clan AA aspartic protease, translated as MINGTVAGLQAQIGIILCLPGNPNIEIKCIVDTGFEGFLTLPPAAIAKLGLTYVTRINANLADNSNIATDVYLATILWNGIERDVAVLAMGRRPLIGTALLQDYHLSIDFHEGGKVLVDAISLS; from the coding sequence GTGATAAATGGAACTGTAGCTGGGCTTCAAGCTCAAATAGGTATAATTTTATGTCTTCCAGGAAATCCAAACATAGAAATTAAGTGCATAGTAGATACAGGATTTGAAGGTTTTTTGACTTTGCCACCTGCTGCAATAGCCAAACTTGGGTTGACTTATGTTACCAGGATTAACGCCAATCTTGCAGATAATTCAAACATTGCAACTGATGTTTATCTGGCAACTATTTTATGGAATGGTATAGAGCGCGATGTGGCAGTTTTAGCTATGGGTCGTCGTCCACTGATAGGAACTGCACTACTTCAAGATTATCATCTTAGTATTGATTTTCACGAAGGTGGTAAAGTTCTAGTTGATGCAATTTCGTTATCTTGA